Proteins encoded within one genomic window of Prauserella marina:
- a CDS encoding MFS transporter, whose protein sequence is MSERAGAGTAVLVPLALAQFICSFAGSAMNVMINDISTDLDTSVHGVQLVITAFLLVMAALMIPGGKLTDLLGRKRCFVAGLALYGAGALLSALAPGIVVLFLGNSILEGIGTALLIPPVYILTTLLFTDLASRAKAFGAIMAMGGVGAAAGPLIGGLITSGIGWRATFGFQVLIIIVIIVLGRKITDPLPAETGRSFDVGGTVLSAVGLVTLVLGILAADNNIWLTLALLAAGSLVLAGFFARVRVREHAGKAVLVSTSMFKNKVVNLGLVTQNLQWLMLLGSSFVVATYLQVVRHYNAIETGVIFTPATIGLLGSSLLAERLAKRREQRSLIMAGFVLTVAGMGLLLAFAGLFTSPWPFAPGLFFIGLGLGLMLTPSVNVVQSGFGDEQQGEISGVSRCVSNLGSSLGTAIAGTILVSGLTSHSYAAAMIVLAVAGVGGLGAAAFLPRERAVAAGPA, encoded by the coding sequence ATGTCCGAACGGGCGGGAGCCGGAACGGCGGTGCTGGTACCGCTGGCGCTGGCGCAGTTCATTTGCAGTTTCGCGGGCTCCGCGATGAACGTGATGATCAACGACATCAGTACCGACCTCGACACCTCGGTGCACGGGGTCCAACTGGTGATCACCGCTTTCCTGCTCGTCATGGCAGCGCTGATGATTCCGGGCGGGAAGCTGACCGATCTTCTCGGCAGGAAGCGGTGTTTCGTCGCGGGACTCGCGCTCTACGGGGCCGGGGCGTTGCTCAGCGCGCTCGCGCCGGGAATCGTCGTGCTTTTTCTCGGCAACTCGATACTCGAAGGGATCGGCACCGCGCTGCTGATCCCGCCGGTTTACATTCTCACCACGTTGCTGTTCACCGATCTCGCGTCGAGGGCCAAAGCCTTCGGGGCCATCATGGCGATGGGCGGCGTCGGCGCCGCGGCAGGGCCGTTGATCGGCGGGCTCATCACGTCGGGGATCGGCTGGCGTGCCACGTTCGGCTTCCAGGTGCTGATCATCATCGTGATCATCGTGCTCGGGCGCAAGATCACCGACCCACTCCCCGCGGAAACCGGGCGTTCCTTCGACGTCGGCGGTACGGTGTTGTCGGCCGTCGGCCTGGTCACGCTGGTGCTAGGAATTCTCGCGGCCGACAACAACATCTGGCTCACCCTGGCTTTGCTGGCGGCCGGGTCGCTCGTGCTCGCGGGGTTCTTTGCCAGGGTGCGGGTGAGGGAGCACGCCGGAAAGGCGGTATTGGTCTCGACCAGTATGTTCAAGAACAAGGTCGTCAATCTCGGCCTCGTCACCCAGAATCTGCAATGGCTGATGCTGCTGGGTTCCTCGTTCGTGGTGGCGACCTATCTACAGGTCGTGCGGCATTACAACGCGATCGAGACCGGAGTGATCTTCACTCCGGCCACCATCGGCCTGCTCGGGTCGTCGCTGCTGGCCGAACGGTTGGCGAAACGAAGGGAACAGCGCAGCTTGATCATGGCCGGTTTCGTGCTGACGGTCGCCGGTATGGGGCTGCTGCTGGCATTCGCGGGCCTGTTCACATCACCGTGGCCGTTCGCGCCGGGGTTGTTCTTCATCGGGCTCGGCCTCGGACTGATGTTGACGCCGTCGGTCAACGTGGTGCAGTCGGGGTTCGGGGATGAACAGCAGGGCGAGATCTCCGGGGTCTCGCGCTGCGTGTCCAACCTCGGTTCCTCACTGGGCACGGCCATCGCCGGGACGATCCTGGTTTCCGGACTGACCTCGCACAGCTACGCCGCGGCGATGATCGTGCTGGCGGTGGCCGGAGTGGGCGGGCTCGGTGCCGCCGCTTTCCTGCCCCGCGAGCGAGCCGTGGCCGCTGGCCCCGCGTGA
- a CDS encoding RDD family protein produces the protein MSRGVAAIVDGLVVVVLLGMLYLAFAALGFLIDPTGFAFPVPGREALVLAWFVLAVLYLSVCWAGTARTVGDQLLGLRVLGARGFRLRWGQACVRALACVLFPWGLLWILAGRHRRSLQDLLLRTVVIYDWGPRLPRTSPATREAKDDGERKARPDGEGNEDEEEGEDS, from the coding sequence GTGAGCCGGGGAGTGGCCGCGATCGTCGACGGTCTGGTCGTCGTGGTGTTGCTGGGGATGCTCTACCTCGCCTTCGCCGCGCTGGGATTCCTGATCGACCCCACCGGGTTCGCGTTCCCCGTCCCCGGCAGGGAAGCGCTGGTGCTGGCCTGGTTCGTGCTCGCGGTGCTCTACCTTTCCGTGTGCTGGGCCGGAACCGCGCGTACCGTGGGCGATCAGCTGCTGGGACTGCGGGTGCTCGGCGCGCGCGGATTTCGGCTGCGCTGGGGCCAAGCCTGTGTCAGGGCGCTGGCGTGTGTGCTGTTTCCCTGGGGCCTGCTGTGGATCCTTGCCGGTCGGCACCGCCGTTCCTTGCAGGATCTGCTCCTGCGCACCGTGGTGATCTACGACTGGGGCCCCCGCCTTCCCCGCACGTCACCCGCAACTCGTGAGGCGAAGGACGACGGCGAGCGCAAGGCTCGCCCGGACGGGGAGGGCAACGAGGACGAGGAAGAGGGTGAGGACTCGTGA
- a CDS encoding DUF7144 family membrane protein, translated as MSDNAKPQRATGWTGWVAFCGMMLVLLGSFHAIEGLVAVFDSAYSDTGSPGLVARLGYPAWGWLQAGLGAVAVLTGVGVLSGNSAARVGGVVFAAASAVTHLLFSSASTAGTAIVVAIDVIVIYALVAHGREITLRD; from the coding sequence ATGAGCGACAACGCGAAACCACAGCGGGCGACCGGATGGACCGGCTGGGTGGCCTTCTGCGGCATGATGCTGGTGCTGCTGGGGTCATTCCACGCGATCGAAGGTCTGGTCGCCGTGTTCGACAGCGCCTACTCCGACACCGGTTCGCCGGGGCTGGTGGCCCGACTGGGCTATCCGGCCTGGGGCTGGCTGCAAGCGGGGCTGGGCGCCGTCGCCGTACTCACCGGCGTCGGCGTGCTTTCGGGCAACTCAGCGGCACGGGTCGGCGGCGTCGTGTTCGCCGCCGCCAGCGCCGTGACGCACCTGCTGTTCTCTTCCGCCTCGACCGCCGGGACGGCGATCGTGGTCGCCATCGACGTCATCGTGATCTACGCACTCGTAGCGCACGGCCGTGAGATCACGCTGCGCGACTAG
- a CDS encoding DUF1269 domain-containing protein, whose protein sequence is MGTLTVWKFDSASGAEQALHLLTRLQKEQLIRINDAAYVSWPEGRKKPKTKDLGKLTGSGALGGGFWGFLFGLLFFVPLLGTAVGAAFGALAGSLAHAGIDEDFVAEVRRQVVPGTSALFVVSSEAVADRVLGSFRETGASLITTNLSHEQEERLRQAFAEAEDESQVV, encoded by the coding sequence ATGGGGACGCTGACGGTGTGGAAGTTCGACTCCGCGAGCGGGGCAGAGCAAGCGTTGCACCTGCTGACCAGGCTCCAGAAGGAACAGTTGATCAGGATCAATGACGCCGCCTACGTCTCCTGGCCCGAGGGCAGGAAGAAGCCCAAGACCAAGGACCTCGGCAAGCTCACCGGAAGCGGCGCGCTCGGAGGGGGTTTCTGGGGATTCCTGTTCGGACTGCTGTTTTTCGTGCCTCTGCTCGGCACGGCGGTGGGCGCCGCCTTCGGTGCGCTCGCCGGTTCGCTGGCCCACGCCGGAATCGACGAGGACTTCGTCGCCGAGGTCAGACGGCAGGTCGTTCCTGGAACATCGGCGCTGTTCGTGGTGAGCAGCGAGGCCGTGGCCGACCGGGTGCTGGGCTCGTTCAGGGAGACCGGCGCCTCGCTGATCACCACGAACCTCTCGCACGAGCAGGAAGAGCGGCTGCGGCAGGCGTTCGCCGAGGCCGAAGACGAGTCGCAAGTGGTGTGA
- a CDS encoding DUF7144 family membrane protein: protein MTQHTHHDTGNRTGPATANQRPQPARELPITRTSWVNWIWFAGAMMILLGMFNVIQGLVALLNDQYYVVGPSGLLVFDITGWGWVQLGLGAAAVTAGLCLFTGAMWARVVAVGLAAVNAVAQMAFLAANPVWCTIVIALDILVIWAVVVHGKEVKVEQW, encoded by the coding sequence ATGACTCAGCACACGCATCACGACACCGGCAACCGCACCGGCCCGGCCACCGCGAACCAGCGACCCCAGCCAGCACGGGAATTGCCCATCACCCGCACATCGTGGGTGAACTGGATCTGGTTCGCGGGCGCGATGATGATCCTGCTCGGGATGTTCAATGTCATTCAGGGGCTCGTCGCGCTGCTCAACGACCAGTACTACGTGGTAGGCCCGTCCGGGCTGCTGGTCTTCGACATCACCGGCTGGGGCTGGGTGCAGCTCGGCCTCGGCGCGGCGGCGGTCACGGCGGGGTTGTGCCTGTTCACCGGCGCGATGTGGGCCAGGGTCGTCGCGGTGGGGCTGGCCGCCGTCAACGCGGTTGCCCAGATGGCCTTCCTCGCGGCCAACCCCGTGTGGTGCACGATCGTCATCGCGCTCGACATACTCGTGATCTGGGCCGTTGTCGTCCACGGCAAGGAAGTCAAGGTCGAGCAGTGGTGA
- a CDS encoding DUF2252 domain-containing protein, translating into MSVRTGTAVVARSASRAERAAEGRAARAETPRSSHAAFERGLGRTPLELLAAQDRARVPSLAGIRYERMAASPFAYFRGAALPMAHDLALTPATGFTVQACGDAHLANFGLFASPERRLVFDINDFDETAKGPWEWDVKRLAASVEIAGRGNGFSTAERTRAVLATVGAYRQAMRDFAGRTALEVWYAIAEVDAVRALAAPKLSAAGKKRLDRTVVKARSHDQLGSLARFTTAEGGSLRIEPDPPRVVPVEGQAEDGGDAAFARIERVLAAYRETLEPERRVLLDRYSLVDVARMVVGVGSVGTRCWMLLLLGHDEADPLFLQAKEAGPSVLEQFTGRGEYSNHGQRVIVGQRLMQAVSDIFLGWVAVTGFDGKDRDFYIRQLRDGKGSVPVESMVPDGLLAYGRLCGWTLARAHARSGDAVAIAAYLGSGPVFDCAVREFASACAEMNDHDHAALCRAAGSGTIREGH; encoded by the coding sequence ATGAGCGTGCGAACCGGTACGGCCGTCGTGGCGCGGAGCGCGTCCCGCGCGGAACGAGCCGCCGAAGGAAGGGCCGCGAGAGCGGAGACCCCGAGGTCGAGTCACGCGGCCTTCGAGCGAGGGCTGGGCAGGACACCTCTCGAACTGCTGGCTGCGCAGGATCGCGCGAGGGTTCCCTCACTCGCCGGAATCCGGTATGAGCGCATGGCGGCCTCCCCGTTCGCCTACTTCCGGGGCGCCGCCCTTCCCATGGCCCACGACCTCGCCCTGACCCCGGCCACCGGATTCACCGTCCAGGCGTGCGGCGACGCGCACCTCGCGAACTTCGGTCTCTTCGCCTCGCCCGAGCGCAGGCTCGTCTTCGACATCAACGACTTCGACGAGACCGCGAAGGGGCCATGGGAGTGGGACGTCAAGCGGCTCGCGGCGAGCGTGGAGATCGCGGGGCGTGGCAACGGGTTCTCCACGGCCGAACGGACGAGGGCCGTGCTCGCCACGGTGGGTGCCTACCGACAGGCGATGCGCGATTTCGCGGGCCGCACGGCCCTGGAGGTGTGGTACGCCATCGCCGAGGTGGACGCGGTGCGGGCACTCGCGGCCCCGAAGCTGAGCGCGGCGGGCAAGAAGCGGCTCGACCGCACGGTGGTCAAAGCCAGGTCCCACGACCAGCTCGGATCGCTCGCCAGATTCACGACGGCCGAGGGCGGCTCCCTCCGGATCGAACCTGATCCCCCTCGGGTCGTTCCCGTCGAAGGGCAGGCGGAGGACGGGGGTGACGCTGCCTTCGCGCGGATCGAAAGGGTGCTTGCCGCCTACCGCGAGACGCTGGAACCGGAGCGCAGGGTACTGCTCGACCGGTATTCGCTGGTGGACGTCGCGCGGATGGTCGTCGGCGTCGGCAGTGTCGGGACCAGGTGCTGGATGCTGTTGTTGCTCGGGCACGACGAAGCGGACCCGCTTTTCCTGCAGGCCAAGGAAGCGGGGCCGTCGGTGCTGGAACAGTTCACCGGCCGCGGCGAATACTCCAATCACGGGCAACGGGTGATCGTCGGACAGCGGCTGATGCAGGCGGTCAGCGACATTTTCCTCGGCTGGGTCGCCGTGACCGGGTTCGACGGAAAGGACAGGGACTTCTACATCAGGCAATTGCGTGACGGCAAGGGTTCCGTGCCCGTGGAGAGCATGGTCCCTGACGGCTTGCTCGCCTATGGGCGGTTGTGCGGCTGGACCCTGGCCAGGGCACACGCCAGGTCGGGTGACGCCGTCGCCATCGCCGCCTACCTCGGTTCGGGTCCCGTTTTCGACTGCGCGGTGCGCGAATTCGCCTCGGCGTGCGCCGAGATGAACGACCACGACCATGCCGCGTTGTGCCGCGCGGCCGGGTCCGGCACCATCCGCGAGGGGCATTGA
- a CDS encoding DinB family protein: MNEDPRTHPPREGDERASLTGFLDFQRQTLAVKCAGLNAEQLRRKTVPPSDMSLIGLVRHMAEIERGWFEKVMNGEQLDTYWGMRPDGDYAEFDVDDAEPDEAFAVWNKACARSSEIVAAIESLDTVRHHGDLGYSLRWVLIHMIEEYARHNGHADLLRERIDGETGE; this comes from the coding sequence ATGAACGAGGATCCGAGAACTCATCCGCCCCGTGAGGGTGACGAACGCGCTTCCCTGACGGGTTTCCTGGATTTCCAGCGCCAGACCCTTGCCGTCAAGTGCGCGGGGCTGAACGCGGAACAACTGAGGCGTAAGACCGTCCCGCCGTCCGATATGTCGCTGATCGGCCTCGTGCGGCACATGGCCGAGATCGAGCGGGGTTGGTTCGAGAAGGTCATGAACGGCGAGCAGCTTGACACCTATTGGGGGATGCGTCCCGACGGCGACTACGCCGAGTTCGATGTCGACGACGCCGAGCCGGACGAGGCGTTCGCCGTCTGGAACAAGGCGTGCGCGCGATCGAGCGAGATCGTGGCCGCGATCGAGTCGCTCGATACCGTCCGCCACCACGGCGATCTCGGCTACTCGCTTCGCTGGGTGCTCATTCACATGATCGAGGAATACGCCCGGCACAACGGGCACGCCGATCTGCTGCGCGAGCGTATCGACGGCGAAACGGGGGAGTGA